One Brassica napus cultivar Da-Ae chromosome C2, Da-Ae, whole genome shotgun sequence DNA window includes the following coding sequences:
- the LOC125582286 gene encoding uncharacterized protein LOC125582286: MEDLWFNGGAMVGTRLRASGGDGDTDATETNGVSEDAFKLKLFPFSLGDKAHQWEKTLPSDSITTWNECKRAFLEKLFSISRTAKIRNAISSFQQKNLEGFSEAWERFKGYWSQCPHHGFTKESLLSTFYRGALPEFRSRLDTASNGFFLGKTEEDAEELVENMGKSDSVYSEEYDRSNRGDDQHTRKELKSLQAKLDLLLAKKSKQEKMNFVGDQKQEAPPVINEVDGLEGQEELCFTNANGTLYKKEPNFQYQNNYQQRPLYNNQQGGYQANQSPPTQGSSSQTQAPYSSVDSMFKQLLEFQAINEKTMIYEFKNIHAKIDGNYSDLNNKYMQLASHLKALESQVASMPSSSKQPMGSLPGKPEKNPKESCNVVFSTTSPEIELSDHEKEEDEIERLVFGTEFGEVERFVVATAEAQIVKDAARKVEATNLQRAEHKAEKQVEKRADNKLKKVKLEEATEVELSPYDKLPFPPKEFSPKLRRRLPEISGMREAHVQMMLINDILDHQAEVAELLDISITKIDPPIPPKSLPKLESQEMFTLPCYLGIESMEPNTSFLQFGDSSSTTPIGLIKDFPLKIGACTIPIDLTILKMATEKRVPLILGTPFLTTVGACIDFANTKVTLVNVNKDVSYPLQSPKMIAEYCGTITCGASSIEKTKAEGVGIKKEGLAGESSKELCDEHLESATKEEVSRATKAAHGKKKMMKEHYPSPLDIMPHTPLKFKDGAIEYKIKCKGKSTPFSSAKAIITSQLQDDPIKLQELLSQVLTITLESGKILLFISQLEGKSS; encoded by the exons ATGGAGGATTTGTGGTTCAACGGAGGCGCAATGGTTGGGACGAGGCTCAGAGCAAGCGGCGGAGATGGAGACACTGACGCCACGGAG ACCaatggtgtttctgaagatgccTTCAAGCTCAAGTTGTTCCCCTTTTCTTTGGGAGACAAAGCACACCAATGGGAGaagactcttccaagtgactctATCACAACTTGGAATGAGTGCAAGAGGGCTTTTCTAGAGAAGTTGTTCTCTATCTCAAGGACGGCCAAGATCAGGAATGCGATCTCTAGCTTTCAGCAGAAGAACCTAGAGGGCTTTAGTGAAGCTTGGGAGAGGTTCAAGGGCTATTGGTCTCAATGCCCACATCATGGCTTCACCAAGGAGAGTTTGCTCAGTACCTTTTACAGAGGTGCTCTTCCAGAGTTCAGGAGCAGATTAGACACAGCtagcaatggtttcttcttgggtAAAACTGAAgaggatgcagaggagctggtggAGAACATGGGTAAGAGTGACTCAGTCTACAGTGAGGAGTATGATAGAAGCAACAGAGGTGATGATCAGCACACCAGGAAAGAGCTGAAGTCTCTCCAAGCCAAGTTGGATCTACTTCTTGCAAAAAAGTCTAAGCAGGAGAAGATGAACTTTGTTGGTGACCAGAAACAAGAGGCACCTCCAGTGATCAATGAGGTTGATGGTTTAGAAGGCCAAGAGGAGTTGTGCTTCACCAATGCTAATGGCACATtgtacaagaaagagcccaactttcagtaccaAAACAACTACCAGCAAAGGCCACTGTACAACAATCAGCAAGGAGGTTACCAAGCCAACCAGTCTCCTCCAACTCAAGGAAGCTCTTCTCAAACTCAAGCTCCATATTCAAGTGTGGATTCTATGTTTAAGCAACTCTTGGAATTTCAGGCCATAAATGAGAAGACCATGATTTATGAGTTCAAAAACATCCATGCAAAGATTGATGGGAACTATTCTGATCTCAACAACAAGTACATGCAACTTGCCTCTCATCTCAAGGCTTTGGAGAGTCAAGTTGCTTCTATGCCTTCATCCTCCAAGCAGCCAATGGGGTCTCTACCAGGGAAACCAGAAAAGAACCCCAAGGAGTCTTGCAATGTTGTCTTCTCCACTACTTCTCCAGAGATTGAGCTGAGTGATCATGAGAAAGAGGAGGATGAGATTGAAAGACTGGTATTTGGAACTGAGTTTGGGGAAGTTGAGAGATTTGTTGTGGCCACAGCTGAAGCACAGATTGTAAAGGACGCTGCCAGGAAGGTTGAAGCAACGAATCTGCAAAGAGctgagcacaaggctgagaaacaaGTTGAGAAGAGAGCTGACAACAAGCTGAAAAAGGTTAAGCTAGAGGAAGCCACTGAGGTTGAGCTATCACCCTATGATAAGCTCCCTTTCCCCCCCAAAGAgttctcaccaaagctcagaaGAAG GCTTCCAGAAATCTCGGGTATGCGTGAAGCTCATGTCCAGATGATGCTCATCAACGATATTCTAGACCACCAAGCTGAAGTGGCCGAGCTTTTGGACATCTCCATTACGAAGATTGATCCACCAATCCCTCCAAAGTCCCTCCCTAAACTTGAGTCTCAAGAGATGTTCACCTTGCCTTGCTACCTTG GGATTGAAAGCATGGAGCCAAACACATCTTTCCTACAGTTTGGAGATTCCTCTTCTACAACTCctattggtctcatcaaggacttccctttgaagattggaGCATGCACCATTCCTATAGACCTCACTATTCtgaagatggcaactgagaagagagtCCCATTGATCCTTGGCACTCCATTCCTTACAACAGTAGGAGCTTGCATAGACTTTGCCAACACGAAGGTCACACTCGTAAATGTGAACAAAGATGTCTCCTATCCACTACAATCACCAAAGATGATTGCTGAGTATTGTGGAACAATCACTTGTGGAGCATCCTCCATTGAGAAGACCAAGGCTGAAGGGGTTGGTATTAAGAAAGAAGGTCTTGCTGGAGAGTCCTCTAAAGAGCTGTGTGATGAGCATTTGGAAAGTGCTACAAAGGAGGAGGTGAGTAGAGCCACAAAGGCTGCTCATGgcaaaaagaagatgatgaaagaaCATTACCCTTCACCTCTTGATATAATGCCACACACTCCATTGAAGTTCAAGGATGGAGCTATTGAGTACAAGATCAAATGCAAGGGAAAGtctacaccattctcaagtgCAAAGGCCATCATCACTTCACAGCTCCAAgatgatccaatcaagcttcaagagcttctctctcaagTCCTCACCATCACTCTTGAAAGTGGGAAAATCCTCCTCTTCATTAGCCAATTGGAaggaaagtcaagctag
- the LOC125581756 gene encoding uncharacterized protein At3g43530-like, with translation MFWRWNNKISRREAKVFEGMEPSRDRLRLLVLYFLSSVICGQAKTGKDAPSVEPFLLRAVDDLNLSKTFPWGKLSFDYMLKEISHTMSHFEGEVKEGVIWPIPGFCIPMELLAFEAITKLGNKFRETAEDVDPTCPRMCQTKFKRSEMKGFPLSKINKELGDTKDIENILSVFEEEQTLLARITEPGDISDKDDLIVESWMKRLARGYVARFEDILEEDVAARQAPPPPTK, from the exons ATGTTTTGGCGGTGGAATAATAAGATATCAAGACGTGAAGCAAAAGTTTTTGAGGGAATGGAACCTTCTCGTGATAGGTTGAGGCTGTTGGTCTTGTATTTCCTATCGAGTGTTATTTGTGGGCAGGCGAAGACCGGTAAGGACGCCCCTTCCGTGGAGCCATTCTTGCTGAGAGCAGTTGATGATCTCAACTTAAGTAAAACGTTCCCTTGGGGTAAATTATCCTTTGATTACATGTTGAAAGAGATTTCACACACCATGAGTCATTTTGAAGGGGAGGTGAAAGAAGGTGTGATATGGCCAATTCCGGGGTTTTGTATTCCAATGGAG CTCCTAGCATTTGAGGCCATTACGAAATTGGGGAACAAATTCCGAGAGACCGCTGAAGACGTAGACCCAACATGTCCAAGGATGTGCCAAACGAAGTTCAAGAGAAGTGAAATGAAGGGATTTCCCCTAtcgaaaataaataaagaacttGGTGATACTAAG GACATTGAGAACATCTTGTCTGTTTTCGAAGAGGAACAAACTCTACTAGCTCGGATAACAGAACCAGGGGATATCAGTGATAAGGATGACTTGATTGTCGAGAGTTGGATGAAGAGGCTGGCTCGTGGATATGTTGCAAGGTTTGAAGATATATTAGAGGAGGATGTGGCTGCCCGACAAGCCCCTCCCCCCCCCACAAAATAG